One genomic region from Jilunia laotingensis encodes:
- the hemW gene encoding radical SAM family heme chaperone HemW, whose product MAGIYFHIPFCKTRCIYCDFYSTTNGELKERFAHALCKELEMRRDYLQGEPVGTIYFGGGTPSQLNLTDFKRIFDTIGHAFDIEDAYEITLEANPDDLTPEYVQMLATLPFNRISMGIQTFDDRILKLLKRRHTAEQAIAAFERCRQAGFKNISIDLMYGLPGETAEQWEQDLTQAISLNPEHVSAYHLIYEEGTPIHRMLQQHRVSEVDEESSVGFFSRLIERLTAAGYEHYEISNFCRPGLHSRHNSSYWTDIPYLGCGPSAHSYNHKEREWNVSSLDEYLHGIESGERIFDSEALDITKRYNERIITGLRTRWGISLPKLKEDFGKEWQEYCLEMASPSLKTGKLVIEDGSLRLAREGIFISDSIMSDLLKVDTENEQG is encoded by the coding sequence ATGGCAGGTATCTATTTCCATATTCCTTTCTGCAAAACCCGTTGCATCTATTGCGACTTCTACTCTACTACAAACGGTGAACTGAAAGAACGTTTCGCACATGCACTTTGCAAAGAACTGGAAATGCGCCGTGACTACCTGCAAGGCGAACCCGTCGGAACCATCTACTTCGGAGGAGGAACACCTTCACAACTAAACCTTACAGATTTCAAACGGATATTCGATACCATCGGGCACGCATTCGATATAGAGGACGCCTACGAAATCACGCTCGAAGCCAACCCCGACGACCTCACACCGGAATATGTACAGATGCTCGCCACGCTCCCTTTCAACCGCATCAGCATGGGAATCCAGACTTTCGATGACAGAATATTAAAACTGCTCAAACGACGGCACACCGCTGAACAAGCCATTGCCGCCTTTGAACGGTGCCGCCAAGCAGGATTCAAAAATATCAGCATCGACCTCATGTACGGACTTCCCGGTGAAACTGCCGAACAATGGGAGCAGGATCTGACGCAAGCCATCTCACTGAATCCGGAACATGTTTCGGCTTACCATCTGATTTATGAAGAAGGCACTCCCATCCATCGCATGTTGCAACAGCACCGCGTCAGCGAAGTCGACGAGGAGAGCAGTGTCGGCTTCTTCTCCCGCCTCATCGAGCGGTTGACGGCAGCCGGATATGAACATTATGAGATTTCCAATTTCTGCCGGCCAGGACTCCATTCACGTCACAACAGTTCTTATTGGACAGACATCCCTTACTTAGGTTGCGGGCCGTCAGCCCATTCTTACAACCATAAGGAACGCGAATGGAATGTATCTTCGCTGGACGAATACCTTCATGGGATCGAGTCCGGTGAACGTATCTTCGATTCGGAAGCATTGGATATCACGAAACGGTATAATGAACGGATCATCACCGGGTTACGCACTCGTTGGGGAATATCGCTGCCCAAACTGAAAGAAGATTTCGGAAAGGAATGGCAGGAATATTGTCTCGAAATGGCCTCTCCTTCCCTGAAGACAGGAAAGTTGGTCATAGAAGATGGTAGCTTACGGCTGGCCCGTGAAGGGATTTTCATCTCGGACAGCATAATGAGCGACTTGCTGAAAGTGGACACCGAGAATGAGCAGGGATAG
- a CDS encoding RNA polymerase sigma-70 factor codes for MTESEVRKLLRQMKEWDSETAFRKFYDLTYDRLFRIAYYYVHREEWSQEIVLDVFLKLWEQRATLPEIRSIEDYCFILVKNASLNYQEKELKRESCTDRELPEISENSLSPEDELISEELFARYVKALDRLPERCREVFILIREEKQSYAQAAEALGISIKTVDAQLQKATARLKEMIMSIDHN; via the coding sequence ATGACCGAATCAGAAGTACGAAAACTACTCAGGCAGATGAAAGAATGGGATTCTGAAACTGCCTTCCGTAAATTCTACGACCTAACCTACGACCGGCTGTTCCGTATCGCCTACTATTACGTACACCGCGAAGAGTGGTCGCAGGAGATCGTCCTGGACGTGTTTCTGAAACTTTGGGAACAGCGCGCCACACTTCCCGAAATAAGAAGCATCGAAGATTATTGTTTCATCCTCGTCAAAAACGCCTCCCTCAACTATCAGGAGAAAGAGTTGAAGAGAGAAAGCTGCACCGACCGGGAACTTCCGGAGATTTCCGAAAACAGCCTTTCGCCCGAAGACGAGCTGATCAGCGAGGAACTGTTTGCCCGGTATGTCAAAGCACTTGACCGGCTACCGGAACGTTGCCGGGAAGTCTTTATCCTCATCCGCGAAGAAAAACAAAGTTATGCACAAGCAGCCGAAGCACTCGGGATCAGCATCAAGACGGTAGACGCACAATTGCAAAAAGCTACCGCCCGGCTGAAAGAAATGATCATGAGCATCGATCATAATTAA
- a CDS encoding elongation factor G produces the protein MKVYQTNEIKNIALLGSSGSGKTTLVEAMLFESGVIKRRGTIAAKNTVSDYFPVEQEYGYSVFSTVFHVEWNNKKLNMIDCPGSDDFVGGTVTALNVTDTAILLLNGQYGVEVGTQNHFRYTEKLNKPVIFLVNQLDNDKCDYDNILEQLREAYGSKVVPIQYPIATGSNFNSLIDVLLMKKYSWKPEGGAPIIEDIPAEEMDKAMEWHKALVEAAAENDEGLMEKFFEQDSLTEDEMREGIRKGLAARGMFPVFCVCAGKDMGVRRLMEFLGNVVPFVSEMPKVTTTEGKEVAPDPNGPTSLYFFKTSVEPHIGEVSYFKVMSGKVHEGDDLLNADRGSKERMAQLYVVAGANRIKVEELMAGDIGATVKLKDVKTGNTLDGKDCDYKFNFIKYPNSKYSRAIKPVNEADVEKMMSILNRMREEDPTWIVEQSKELKQTIVHGQGEFHLRTLKWRLENNEKLQVKYEEPKIPYRETITKPSRADYRHKKQSGGAGQFGEVHLIVEPYKEGMPIPETYKFNGQEFKITPRGTEEIPLEWGGKLVFVNSIVGGSIDARFLPAILKGVMARMEQGPLTGSYARDVRVIVYDGKMHPVDSNEISFMLAGRNAFSEAFKNAGPKILEPIYDVEVFVPSDKMGDVMGDLQGRRAMIMGMSSEKGFEKLVAKVPLKEMSSYSTALSSLTGGRASFIMKFSSYELVPSDVQDKLIKDFEAKQVEE, from the coding sequence ATGAAGGTATATCAGACTAACGAAATTAAGAACATCGCCCTGTTGGGAAGTTCTGGCTCTGGGAAAACCACCCTCGTTGAAGCAATGCTTTTCGAGAGTGGTGTTATAAAACGTCGCGGAACAATCGCCGCAAAAAATACTGTAAGTGACTATTTCCCTGTTGAACAAGAGTATGGCTACTCCGTTTTCTCCACCGTGTTCCACGTTGAATGGAACAATAAAAAGCTGAATATGATAGATTGCCCGGGATCGGACGACTTCGTAGGAGGCACAGTTACTGCGCTTAATGTGACCGACACTGCAATTCTTCTTCTTAATGGCCAATATGGCGTCGAGGTCGGCACGCAGAACCATTTCCGTTATACCGAAAAATTGAATAAACCCGTCATTTTCCTTGTCAACCAGCTTGATAATGATAAATGCGACTACGATAATATCCTCGAACAACTTCGTGAAGCTTACGGCTCCAAGGTTGTTCCCATCCAATACCCTATTGCTACCGGTTCTAATTTTAACTCGCTCATCGATGTCCTATTGATGAAAAAGTATTCATGGAAACCTGAGGGTGGCGCGCCTATCATTGAAGACATCCCGGCCGAAGAAATGGATAAAGCCATGGAATGGCACAAGGCACTGGTCGAAGCAGCTGCCGAAAACGACGAAGGACTCATGGAAAAATTCTTTGAGCAGGATTCTCTGACAGAAGACGAAATGCGTGAAGGCATCCGTAAAGGACTTGCCGCACGTGGCATGTTCCCCGTGTTCTGCGTATGTGCAGGTAAAGACATGGGAGTGCGCCGGCTGATGGAATTCCTGGGAAATGTGGTCCCGTTTGTTTCCGAAATGCCGAAAGTGACCACCACCGAAGGCAAAGAAGTGGCTCCCGACCCGAACGGGCCGACTTCGCTCTATTTCTTCAAGACGAGTGTGGAACCGCATATCGGTGAAGTCTCTTACTTTAAAGTAATGAGTGGTAAAGTACACGAAGGAGACGACCTGCTCAATGCCGACCGCGGATCGAAAGAGCGCATGGCGCAACTTTATGTAGTGGCAGGTGCCAACCGTATCAAAGTGGAAGAACTGATGGCAGGCGATATCGGTGCCACCGTGAAGTTGAAAGACGTGAAGACGGGCAATACGCTCGATGGTAAGGACTGTGACTATAAGTTTAACTTTATCAAATACCCGAACTCCAAATATTCACGTGCCATCAAACCGGTGAACGAAGCCGATGTGGAAAAGATGATGAGCATCCTGAACCGTATGCGCGAAGAGGATCCGACATGGATAGTGGAGCAATCGAAGGAACTGAAGCAGACCATCGTACACGGGCAGGGAGAATTCCATCTGCGTACGTTGAAATGGCGGTTGGAAAACAATGAAAAGCTTCAGGTGAAATATGAAGAACCGAAGATACCTTACCGCGAAACGATCACGAAGCCTTCCCGTGCCGATTATCGCCACAAGAAGCAATCCGGTGGTGCCGGTCAGTTCGGTGAAGTTCACTTGATCGTCGAACCCTATAAAGAAGGTATGCCTATACCGGAAACATACAAGTTTAACGGACAGGAATTCAAGATAACCCCCCGTGGAACGGAAGAAATCCCGTTGGAATGGGGTGGAAAATTGGTATTTGTTAACAGTATCGTGGGCGGCTCTATCGATGCCCGTTTCCTGCCGGCAATCCTGAAAGGCGTAATGGCACGTATGGAGCAGGGGCCGTTGACCGGCTCGTACGCACGTGACGTTCGTGTGATCGTCTATGACGGAAAGATGCACCCGGTAGATTCCAATGAAATCTCCTTCATGCTGGCAGGCCGTAATGCTTTCAGCGAAGCATTTAAAAATGCCGGTCCGAAGATTTTGGAGCCTATCTATGATGTGGAAGTGTTTGTCCCCTCCGATAAGATGGGCGATGTGATGGGCGACCTTCAGGGACGCCGTGCCATGATCATGGGTATGAGCAGCGAGAAAGGATTTGAAAAACTTGTTGCCAAAGTGCCTCTGAAAGAGATGTCGTCTTATTCCACGGCACTGAGTTCATTGACTGGAGGACGCGCTTCGTTCATCATGAAATTCTCAAGTTATGAACTTGTCCCGTCCGATGTACAGGATAAATTAATTAAAGACTTCGAAGCCAAACAGGTGGAGGAGTAG